Proteins co-encoded in one Bacillus infantis NRRL B-14911 genomic window:
- the rpmB gene encoding 50S ribosomal protein L28, protein MPRKCVVTGRKTTSGNKRSHAMNANKRTWGANLQKVRILVDGKPKRVWVSARALKSGKVERV, encoded by the coding sequence ATGCCACGCAAATGTGTCGTAACAGGTAGAAAAACAACTTCAGGCAATAAGCGTTCCCACGCTATGAATGCAAACAAGCGTACTTGGGGAGCTAACCTTCAAAAAGTTCGCATCCTTGTAGACGGTAAGCCTAAACGTGTTTGGGTTTCTGCAAGAGCGCTTAAATCAGGTAAAGTAGAACGAGTGTAA
- the rpe gene encoding ribulose-phosphate 3-epimerase: MVKIAPSILSADFSRLGEEIKDVERGGADYIHVDVMDGHFVPNITIGPLIVEAVRPITKLPLDVHLMIENPDQYIEAFAKAGADYITVHAEASRHLHRTIHLIKSYGVKAGVVLNPATPAEALKHIIQDIDMVLLMTVNPGFGGQKFISSVLPKIRQVKEMAAEQGLDLEIEVDGGVNEETAKLCIEAGANVLVAGSAVYNQKDRAKAIAALRG; this comes from the coding sequence ATGGTTAAGATTGCACCATCGATATTATCTGCTGATTTTTCCCGGCTGGGAGAAGAAATCAAGGATGTAGAAAGGGGAGGGGCCGATTATATCCATGTGGATGTAATGGATGGCCATTTTGTCCCGAATATCACGATCGGCCCGCTGATTGTAGAGGCAGTCAGACCGATTACAAAGCTGCCGCTTGATGTGCATCTGATGATTGAAAATCCAGATCAGTATATCGAAGCCTTCGCCAAGGCAGGCGCCGATTATATTACAGTCCATGCAGAAGCATCCAGGCATCTGCACCGGACGATCCATCTTATCAAGTCTTATGGTGTAAAAGCAGGCGTCGTCCTGAATCCAGCTACACCGGCAGAAGCTCTTAAGCATATCATCCAGGATATCGACATGGTCCTGCTGATGACAGTGAATCCTGGCTTTGGGGGCCAGAAATTCATTTCATCGGTGCTCCCGAAAATCAGGCAGGTAAAAGAAATGGCTGCAGAGCAGGGGCTGGATCTTGAAATTGAAGTGGATGGCGGTGTGAATGAGGAGACGGCTAAGCTCTGTATAGAGGCAGGCGCAAATGTCCTTGTCGCCGGTTCTGCCGTTTATAATCAGAAAGACCGTGCGAAAGCAATCGCAGCACTTAGAGGATAA
- a CDS encoding thiamine diphosphokinase: MIIHILAGGPVELLPELVPADEGDIWAGVDRGVFTLLSKGIVPQAAFGDFDSVSPEEMMKIREAVKKVRLFNPEKDETDMELAIIWALKQEPEAIKIYGGTGGRLDHFFGNVQLLIGPLLKGASTHIELIDSRNIIYAKGPGAYTVLPLENMKYVSFVPVTSHIKDLTLEGFKYPLKNKYVPLGSTLCISNELNHDYGTFSFTEGIIMVIRSHD, encoded by the coding sequence CTGATTATCCATATACTTGCAGGAGGGCCGGTGGAACTTCTTCCGGAACTTGTACCTGCCGATGAAGGGGATATTTGGGCAGGTGTGGACCGGGGAGTCTTTACCCTGCTCTCAAAAGGTATTGTTCCGCAGGCCGCATTCGGCGACTTTGATTCAGTATCTCCCGAAGAGATGATGAAAATCCGGGAAGCTGTAAAGAAAGTCCGGCTGTTCAACCCTGAGAAAGATGAAACCGATATGGAGCTTGCCATCATCTGGGCACTGAAGCAGGAACCCGAAGCCATCAAAATATATGGAGGGACCGGGGGGCGCCTCGACCACTTCTTTGGCAACGTGCAGCTCCTCATCGGGCCGCTCCTGAAAGGCGCTAGCACCCATATCGAGCTGATAGACAGCAGAAATATCATTTATGCCAAAGGCCCGGGGGCTTATACTGTCCTGCCCTTGGAGAATATGAAATATGTCTCCTTTGTCCCGGTGACGAGCCATATCAAGGACCTGACGCTCGAAGGCTTTAAATATCCGCTGAAAAATAAATATGTCCCGCTCGGGTCTACCCTGTGCATTAGTAACGAACTTAATCATGATTATGGTACTTTTTCATTTACCGAAGGCATAATAATGGTGATAAGGAGTCATGATTAA
- the spoVM gene encoding stage V sporulation protein SpoVM, with translation MKFYTIKLPKFLGGLVRAMLGTFKKE, from the coding sequence ATGAAGTTTTATACGATTAAATTGCCGAAGTTTTTAGGCGGACTTGTCCGCGCGATGCTAGGAACCTTCAAAAAGGAATAA
- the pknB gene encoding Stk1 family PASTA domain-containing Ser/Thr kinase, translating into MLIGKRISGRYKILDMIGGGGMANVYLAHDMILDRDVAVKILRLDFAENDEFIRRFHREAQSATSLAHPNIVSIYDVGEEDSIYYIVMEYVEGQTLKQYIQQHSPVPVDTALDIMKQLLSAISHAHQHHIVHRDIKPHNILVDRLGNVKITDFGIAMALSSTSITQTNSVLGSVHYLSPEQARGGMANKKSDIYSLGIVMFELLTGRLPFSGESAVSIALKHLQSETPSLRRWNPSIPQSVENIVLKATAKDPFHRYENVEDMEEDIRTALEPGRMNEKKFSVPDDDDATKAIPVITSDRPYQNMDETRVHEKDDKGSSAGPAPAAKKQKKDKKKKKKWPIVLVSLFLFFVVMGVLALTVLPELFLPKEIEVPDVAGETIEDATSILTKAGFEVEDPVEINDEEVEEGLVIKTDPKAGRMAKEESSITIYLSSGKEKFEMSDYTGRSFEEVESLLEKEGFTQITREDANNEDEPEGTILEQSIDEGEEVIPGETGIEFTVSSGPAPIVLKDLTGLNLKGVQDYAESTGLKIDTSKEEYHDTVEKGLVISQSQPAGTELGKGSGLSVTFSKGKEEIPPKTVPVEITIPYEPEEEGEPQEIQILVEDMNNKMTAPFDTFYITEERKYNMELLIQEGSKAYYKVLRNSQQIIDEEVDYPGN; encoded by the coding sequence ATGCTGATTGGTAAAAGAATAAGCGGCCGCTATAAGATTTTGGATATGATCGGCGGCGGCGGGATGGCGAATGTTTATCTGGCGCATGACATGATCCTGGACCGCGATGTGGCCGTAAAGATCCTGCGCCTGGATTTTGCTGAAAATGATGAATTCATCAGGAGATTCCACCGTGAAGCGCAATCGGCTACAAGCCTCGCACATCCGAATATAGTGAGCATCTATGACGTCGGCGAAGAAGATTCAATCTATTATATTGTCATGGAATATGTGGAAGGGCAAACACTCAAACAGTATATACAGCAGCATTCCCCTGTACCCGTTGACACGGCACTGGATATTATGAAACAGCTTCTTTCCGCTATTTCCCACGCCCATCAGCATCATATTGTGCACAGGGACATCAAGCCGCATAATATCCTGGTTGACCGGCTCGGGAATGTGAAAATTACAGATTTCGGGATTGCCATGGCCCTGAGTTCAACAAGCATCACCCAGACCAACTCTGTGCTTGGCTCTGTCCATTATCTATCCCCTGAACAGGCAAGAGGGGGGATGGCCAATAAGAAATCGGATATATACTCCCTTGGAATTGTGATGTTTGAGCTTCTGACCGGCAGGCTGCCGTTTTCAGGAGAGTCGGCGGTTTCCATCGCGCTTAAGCATCTTCAGTCCGAAACCCCTTCATTAAGAAGGTGGAATCCGTCTATTCCCCAAAGCGTTGAGAATATCGTCCTGAAGGCAACTGCGAAGGACCCCTTCCACCGTTATGAAAATGTAGAGGATATGGAGGAAGATATCAGGACCGCCCTTGAACCGGGCAGAATGAATGAGAAGAAATTTTCGGTGCCTGATGATGATGATGCCACCAAAGCGATTCCGGTGATCACAAGCGATCGCCCCTATCAGAATATGGACGAAACGCGCGTACATGAAAAAGATGATAAAGGCTCTTCAGCGGGTCCGGCTCCTGCTGCCAAAAAACAAAAGAAAGATAAGAAAAAGAAAAAGAAGTGGCCGATTGTCCTTGTTTCTCTTTTTCTCTTCTTTGTTGTAATGGGAGTACTGGCCCTGACAGTCCTTCCTGAGCTGTTTCTGCCAAAGGAAATCGAGGTTCCTGATGTGGCAGGGGAAACGATTGAGGATGCCACATCCATACTGACAAAAGCAGGTTTTGAGGTGGAAGATCCGGTCGAGATTAATGATGAAGAGGTAGAAGAGGGACTCGTTATCAAAACCGATCCGAAAGCCGGCAGGATGGCGAAGGAAGAATCCAGTATAACGATATATTTAAGTTCCGGGAAAGAGAAGTTTGAAATGTCGGACTATACCGGAAGATCCTTTGAAGAGGTCGAAAGCCTCCTCGAGAAAGAGGGCTTTACACAAATCACCCGGGAGGACGCCAATAATGAGGATGAGCCTGAAGGTACAATCCTTGAGCAGTCAATCGATGAAGGGGAAGAAGTAATCCCTGGCGAAACCGGGATCGAGTTCACCGTAAGCAGTGGACCCGCACCCATTGTCCTGAAGGATCTTACTGGTCTGAATCTAAAGGGAGTTCAGGATTATGCCGAATCAACGGGACTGAAGATCGATACATCAAAAGAAGAGTACCATGATACAGTTGAAAAAGGCCTCGTCATCAGCCAGTCGCAGCCCGCAGGAACTGAGCTTGGCAAAGGTTCAGGCCTGTCAGTCACCTTCTCAAAAGGCAAGGAAGAGATTCCTCCAAAAACAGTGCCCGTAGAAATCACGATACCATATGAGCCTGAGGAAGAAGGGGAGCCGCAGGAAATCCAGATCCTTGTGGAAGATATGAATAATAAGATGACAGCGCCTTTTGATACCTTCTACATTACGGAAGAACGTAAGTATAATATGGAACTATTGATACAGGAAGGCAGCAAAGCGTATTATAAAGTTCTGAGAAACAGCCAGCAGATTATTGATGAAGAAGTCGATTATCCCGGGAACTAA
- the rlmN gene encoding 23S rRNA (adenine(2503)-C(2))-methyltransferase RlmN, which translates to MENVKTTEKKQTAEQKPSIYSLQLDELKDWLKENNEKAFRAAQIFEWLYQKRVASFEDMTNLSKALRDKLNETFTLTTLKTLIQQTSSDGTIKFLFELHDGYSIETVLMRHEYGNSVCVTTQVGCRIGCTFCASTLGGLKRNLEAGEIVAQVVKVQQALDETDERVSSVVIMGIGEPFDNYDHMMSFLRIINHDDGLNIGARHITVSTSGIIPKIYKFADENMQINFAVSLHAPNTEIRSRLMPINRAYKLPDLMEAIRYYVDKTGRRVSFEYGLFGSVNDQVEHAEELASLIKGLKCHVNLIPVNYVPERDYVRTPKDQIFAFEKALKNRGVNVTIRREQGHDIDAACGQLRAKERKEETR; encoded by the coding sequence GTGGAAAACGTTAAAACAACAGAGAAGAAGCAGACAGCCGAGCAAAAACCATCCATCTATTCATTGCAGCTCGATGAGCTGAAGGATTGGCTCAAGGAAAATAACGAGAAGGCATTCCGTGCCGCCCAGATTTTCGAATGGCTTTACCAGAAACGGGTGGCATCATTCGAAGATATGACAAACCTCTCAAAAGCTTTGAGAGATAAACTGAATGAAACCTTTACCCTGACGACATTAAAAACACTTATCCAGCAGACCTCTTCGGATGGAACAATCAAGTTTCTGTTCGAGCTTCATGACGGCTATTCCATCGAAACCGTTTTGATGCGCCACGAATACGGAAATTCCGTCTGTGTGACAACCCAGGTGGGCTGCCGGATAGGCTGTACATTCTGCGCTTCCACACTCGGAGGATTAAAACGTAATTTAGAAGCAGGAGAAATCGTTGCCCAGGTCGTAAAAGTACAACAGGCACTTGATGAAACGGATGAAAGGGTCAGCTCTGTTGTCATCATGGGCATCGGCGAGCCATTTGACAATTATGATCATATGATGTCTTTCCTAAGAATCATCAACCATGATGACGGGCTCAATATCGGAGCGCGCCATATTACGGTTTCAACAAGCGGGATCATTCCGAAAATCTACAAATTTGCAGATGAAAACATGCAGATCAACTTCGCAGTTTCCCTGCATGCGCCAAACACGGAAATCCGCAGCAGGCTGATGCCGATCAACCGTGCATATAAACTGCCGGACCTGATGGAAGCCATCCGCTATTATGTCGATAAAACGGGCAGGCGGGTAAGCTTTGAATATGGCTTGTTCGGGAGTGTGAATGACCAGGTGGAGCATGCTGAGGAGCTGGCTTCTCTGATTAAAGGGCTGAAATGCCACGTGAACCTGATTCCAGTCAATTATGTGCCTGAAAGGGATTATGTAAGAACACCGAAGGATCAGATCTTTGCTTTTGAAAAAGCGCTGAAGAACAGAGGTGTGAACGTGACCATCCGCCGTGAGCAGGGCCATGATATTGATGCAGCATGCGGCCAGCTCCGTGCGAAGGAGCGCAAAGAAGAGACGAGGTGA
- the fmt gene encoding methionyl-tRNA formyltransferase codes for MTKIVFMGTPDFSVPILKQLISEGYNVIAAVTQPDRPVGRKRVLTPPPVKAEAVKQGIPVYQPEKIRVKEELEKILALEPDLIVTAAFGQILPKELLDYPKYGCINVHASLLPELRGGAPIHYSIIQGKEKTGITIMYMAEKLDAGDILTQAEVKIDEQDTAGSLFDKLSAAGAALLSETLPKLLKGELEPIPQNDEEATFAYNIKREQEQVDWTKTGEEIYNHIRGMNPWPVAFTTLDGSVVKLWSSAKVGLKEKALPGTVVGIEKDGFIAAAGNMTGIKITELQPAGKKKMSGEQFLRGAGSSLSIGTVLGEQHGE; via the coding sequence ATGACAAAAATCGTATTTATGGGAACACCGGATTTCTCAGTGCCTATCTTAAAGCAATTAATATCGGAAGGCTATAATGTGATTGCAGCGGTAACGCAGCCGGACAGGCCGGTCGGCAGGAAAAGAGTCCTGACGCCCCCTCCCGTCAAGGCGGAAGCTGTAAAGCAGGGAATCCCTGTCTACCAGCCCGAGAAAATCCGCGTAAAAGAGGAGCTGGAGAAGATCCTGGCCCTTGAGCCTGACCTGATCGTCACAGCTGCATTTGGCCAGATTTTGCCGAAGGAGCTGCTGGATTACCCTAAATACGGCTGCATCAATGTTCATGCTTCCCTGCTTCCTGAGCTGAGGGGCGGCGCACCGATCCATTATTCGATCATCCAGGGGAAAGAAAAGACAGGCATCACCATCATGTATATGGCTGAAAAGCTGGATGCAGGCGATATTCTGACACAGGCTGAGGTTAAAATCGATGAGCAGGATACAGCTGGATCTCTGTTCGATAAGCTGAGCGCTGCGGGGGCAGCACTTCTGTCAGAGACACTTCCCAAGCTGCTAAAGGGTGAACTCGAGCCAATTCCCCAGAATGATGAAGAGGCGACATTTGCTTATAATATAAAAAGAGAGCAGGAACAGGTAGATTGGACCAAGACTGGTGAAGAGATATACAACCATATCCGCGGCATGAATCCCTGGCCTGTTGCTTTTACCACTCTTGACGGGTCAGTAGTGAAACTGTGGAGCTCTGCAAAAGTCGGCTTGAAGGAAAAAGCCCTTCCCGGAACAGTTGTCGGGATTGAAAAAGATGGCTTTATCGCGGCAGCCGGGAATATGACCGGCATTAAGATTACCGAGCTGCAGCCGGCAGGAAAGAAAAAAATGTCCGGAGAACAATTTCTCCGCGGTGCAGGCTCTTCCCTGAGCATCGGCACTGTGCTGGGAGAACAGCATGGCGAATAA
- the rsmB gene encoding 16S rRNA (cytosine(967)-C(5))-methyltransferase RsmB, with translation MANKNVREAAVELLEAIEKNQSYSNLLLNSSIKKNDISSKDVGLLTELVYGTLQRKMTLDYQMEPFLKNPKKLESWVRQLLRITFYQMIYLDKIPDRAAIYEAVEIAKRKGHKGISGMVNGVLRSLQRQGARSLDSIKDSVERLAMETSHPLWLVKRWVDQLGFERAKEMCELNLTAPMQTGRVNLMKVSMDECMAMLEEEGYLVEASPVIPEAVKSKKGNLAHSRAFKEGYLSIQDESSMLAAYALGAEKDNHVLDACAAPGGKTTHIAEKLGNTGQVISLDLHEHKVKLIADNARRLGLSNIETKAMDSRTVQEHFNAGSFDRILLDAPCSGLGVMRRKPDMKYTKKEEDIMHLQKVQLKLLEAVAPLLKDGGTLVYSTCTVDREENENAVRQFLDSHPEFSGDHSLAERLPDAVKALAKDFELQILPQDLGSDGFYIASLRKKVQ, from the coding sequence ATGGCGAATAAAAATGTGCGCGAGGCAGCGGTAGAGCTGCTGGAAGCGATCGAAAAAAACCAGTCATACAGCAATCTCCTCCTGAACAGCAGCATCAAGAAAAACGATATCAGCAGCAAAGATGTCGGGCTCCTTACTGAGCTTGTCTACGGAACCCTGCAAAGGAAAATGACCCTTGATTATCAAATGGAGCCATTCCTTAAGAATCCCAAGAAACTTGAAAGCTGGGTGAGGCAGCTGCTCAGGATCACTTTTTACCAGATGATCTATCTGGATAAAATCCCTGACCGTGCCGCTATCTATGAAGCGGTGGAAATAGCCAAGCGCAAAGGGCATAAAGGTATTTCCGGGATGGTGAATGGCGTGCTGAGAAGCCTCCAGAGGCAGGGTGCCCGCAGTCTCGACAGCATCAAAGACAGTGTGGAAAGGCTGGCAATGGAAACGAGCCATCCGCTCTGGCTTGTCAAAAGATGGGTCGACCAGCTCGGGTTTGAACGCGCAAAAGAAATGTGCGAGCTTAATCTGACAGCTCCCATGCAGACAGGAAGGGTCAACCTTATGAAAGTAAGCATGGATGAATGCATGGCGATGCTGGAAGAAGAAGGCTACCTAGTAGAAGCCAGCCCTGTCATACCCGAGGCAGTCAAAAGCAAAAAAGGGAATCTTGCTCATTCACGGGCATTCAAGGAAGGCTATCTGAGCATCCAGGATGAAAGTTCTATGCTTGCGGCATATGCCCTGGGAGCAGAAAAGGATAATCATGTTCTTGATGCCTGTGCCGCTCCGGGCGGGAAAACAACCCATATTGCCGAAAAGCTTGGAAATACAGGACAAGTCATCTCCCTTGACCTGCATGAACATAAGGTTAAGCTTATTGCTGACAATGCCAGAAGACTGGGACTGTCAAATATCGAGACAAAGGCGATGGACAGCAGGACAGTACAGGAACACTTCAATGCGGGCTCTTTTGACCGCATCCTGCTTGACGCCCCATGTTCAGGCCTTGGTGTAATGAGGCGGAAGCCTGACATGAAATACACTAAAAAAGAAGAAGATATCATGCACCTGCAGAAGGTGCAGCTCAAACTGCTGGAAGCAGTCGCCCCTTTGCTGAAGGACGGGGGAACCCTTGTCTACAGCACATGTACAGTGGATCGGGAAGAAAACGAAAACGCCGTGAGGCAATTCCTTGATTCACATCCCGAATTCTCCGGCGACCATTCCTTAGCAGAGAGACTGCCTGATGCAGTGAAAGCATTGGCAAAAGATTTTGAACTACAAATATTGCCCCAGGACCTGGGGTCGGACGGCTTTTATATAGCCAGCCTGAGAAAGAAGGTGCAGTAG
- the rsgA gene encoding ribosome small subunit-dependent GTPase A — protein sequence MPEGKIIKALSGFYYVLSGERTVQCRGRGVFRKNKITPLVGDNVVYQADNDSEGYILEVKERKNELIRPPIANVDQAILVFSAIEPDFSTALLDRFLVLVEFNHIQPVICISKMDLVNEEERMKIEDYAASYRDAGYDVLLTSSENGIGIDELLPFLERGISVFAGQSGVGKSSLLNALRPELELKTDIISSHLGRGKHTTRHVELIEIGQGFVADTPGFSSLEFTDIEAEELNFCFPDIREKSEACKFRACLHISEPKCAVKAAVDNGEIPQYRYEHYKDFLQEIKDRKPRY from the coding sequence ATGCCTGAAGGCAAAATCATTAAGGCATTAAGCGGATTCTATTATGTGCTTAGCGGCGAAAGAACTGTGCAATGCAGGGGCAGGGGAGTGTTCAGGAAAAATAAGATCACACCCCTTGTCGGAGACAATGTCGTATATCAGGCAGATAACGACAGTGAAGGATATATCCTTGAAGTGAAAGAAAGAAAAAATGAACTGATCAGGCCTCCGATTGCCAATGTGGATCAGGCCATTCTTGTTTTTTCAGCTATTGAACCGGATTTCAGTACGGCTTTACTTGACCGTTTCCTTGTGCTGGTTGAATTTAACCATATCCAGCCGGTTATCTGCATCTCAAAAATGGATCTGGTAAATGAAGAAGAAAGAATGAAGATTGAGGACTACGCAGCTTCGTACAGGGACGCAGGCTATGATGTGCTGCTGACTTCTTCAGAAAATGGGATCGGGATTGATGAACTGCTTCCTTTCCTTGAAAGAGGAATTTCGGTTTTTGCAGGGCAGTCGGGAGTTGGAAAGTCTTCTCTCCTCAATGCCCTCAGGCCGGAGCTGGAACTCAAAACGGACATCATTTCCTCACATCTGGGAAGAGGGAAGCATACAACACGCCACGTGGAGCTGATTGAAATCGGCCAGGGATTTGTTGCTGATACGCCGGGATTCAGTTCCCTTGAATTCACCGATATTGAAGCAGAAGAACTGAATTTCTGCTTCCCTGATATCAGGGAAAAAAGCGAGGCTTGCAAATTCCGTGCCTGCCTGCATATTTCCGAGCCGAAATGTGCGGTCAAAGCAGCGGTCGACAACGGAGAGATCCCGCAATACAGATATGAGCATTACAAAGATTTCCTCCAGGAAATAAAAGATAGAAAGCCGAGGTATTAA
- a CDS encoding Asp23/Gls24 family envelope stress response protein — MSIELKTKFGQIDISNDVIATIAGGAAVDCYGIVGMASKNQIKDGLTDILRKENFTRGVIVRQESEEVHIDMYIIVSYGTKISEVAHNVQSKVKYTLDKTVGLAVDSVNIYVQGVRVTNP; from the coding sequence ATGTCCATTGAATTAAAAACGAAATTCGGGCAAATTGATATATCTAATGATGTGATTGCTACTATTGCCGGTGGTGCAGCTGTTGACTGCTACGGCATTGTAGGGATGGCTTCCAAGAACCAGATTAAGGACGGGCTTACCGATATTCTGCGCAAGGAAAACTTTACACGCGGTGTGATTGTGCGCCAGGAAAGCGAAGAAGTACATATCGATATGTATATTATTGTGAGTTATGGAACGAAAATTTCCGAGGTTGCCCACAACGTGCAATCAAAAGTAAAGTACACCCTTGATAAAACTGTTGGACTTGCCGTTGACTCGGTTAATATTTACGTTCAGGGAGTTCGTGTAACGAACCCGTAG
- the def gene encoding peptide deformylase produces MAVRKIVTYPAEILEEPCETVTEFDKKLVKLLNDMYDTMIEFDGVGLAAPQIGIRKRIAVVDIDDENGTIELINPEIIETGGEQTGPEGCLSFPGLYGEVTRPFTVKIKAQDRKGKSFTLEADDFLARAIQHEIDHLDGVLFTSKVNRYLEEEELEGLESE; encoded by the coding sequence TTGGCCGTTAGAAAAATAGTTACTTATCCAGCAGAGATACTTGAAGAGCCGTGCGAGACGGTTACTGAATTCGATAAGAAGCTTGTGAAGCTTTTGAATGATATGTATGATACGATGATAGAGTTTGACGGCGTAGGGCTTGCCGCCCCCCAGATCGGGATCAGGAAAAGAATCGCCGTCGTTGATATTGATGATGAAAACGGGACGATTGAGCTCATCAATCCGGAAATCATTGAAACAGGCGGGGAGCAGACAGGCCCTGAGGGATGTCTGAGCTTCCCCGGACTGTATGGAGAAGTGACAAGACCGTTCACTGTTAAAATAAAAGCCCAGGACAGAAAAGGAAAAAGCTTCACACTGGAGGCAGATGATTTTCTGGCAAGGGCGATTCAGCATGAAATCGATCATTTGGATGGTGTCCTGTTTACTTCAAAAGTGAACAGATACCTGGAAGAAGAAGAGTTGGAAGGGTTGGAAAGCGAATGA
- a CDS encoding Stp1/IreP family PP2C-type Ser/Thr phosphatase: MKAVFMTDRGKIRQHNEDNGGIFVNRSGQRHAIVADGMGGHRAGDVASEMTLLKLKELWEGNAGIETPEQAEEWLRTNIGEVNALLFEHSKNNSECEGMGTTIVAAIATGLFATIANIGDSRGYILNESGFKQLTEDHSLVNELLRSGQITKEDAEHHPRKNVLLRALGTEEKVQMDTRTIVFEEEDLLLLSSDGLTNKVSEQEMHEILAGEKKLDDKAADLIRLANDNGGEDNITLVIVEFMDAGSSGDTEC; encoded by the coding sequence ATGAAAGCTGTCTTTATGACGGACAGGGGAAAGATCCGTCAGCATAATGAAGATAACGGCGGAATTTTTGTCAACCGCAGCGGGCAGCGCCATGCCATCGTAGCCGATGGCATGGGCGGCCACCGTGCGGGTGACGTTGCCAGTGAGATGACCCTCCTGAAGCTGAAGGAGCTCTGGGAAGGCAATGCAGGGATTGAGACACCTGAGCAGGCTGAAGAATGGCTTAGGACCAATATCGGAGAAGTGAATGCCCTGTTGTTCGAACATTCAAAGAATAACAGTGAATGCGAGGGCATGGGGACGACCATTGTTGCCGCCATTGCGACCGGCCTGTTTGCCACCATTGCCAATATTGGCGACAGCAGGGGTTACATATTGAATGAATCTGGGTTCAAGCAGCTGACAGAAGATCATTCCCTTGTGAATGAGCTCCTCCGGTCAGGCCAGATTACAAAAGAAGATGCAGAGCATCACCCCCGGAAGAATGTTTTGCTGAGAGCACTTGGAACAGAAGAAAAGGTACAGATGGACACCAGGACCATCGTATTTGAGGAAGAAGATCTGCTGCTTCTCAGTTCGGATGGATTGACAAATAAGGTTTCAGAGCAGGAGATGCATGAAATCCTTGCCGGGGAGAAAAAGCTCGATGATAAGGCAGCGGATCTGATCCGGCTTGCCAATGACAACGGCGGTGAGGACAATATCACCCTTGTGATTGTCGAGTTCATGGATGCCGGCAGCTCTGGTGATACAGAATGCTGA